The DNA sequence gctagactaatagcactgggctcttatagtagtagtagtagtagtagtagtaaaacaacaaaaaaataaataaaagcagtccttacaaggactactgttattgcagcagtcagcagatgagatcagaagcaggacagctgcccactgcagctacatacagagcactgcagtagaaggtagattactagccagcaaagctacctaagcttaaatgtccctcaaacccctgcagacttctgtccctccaataacagagcagtatcaaaacgattactagccagcaaactttcaactgtccctgaaatcactaacaggcagcagctctctccctacactatctcttcagcacacacaggcagagtgaaaaaaacgctgcagggcttcggtttttatagggaaggggagtggtccaggggagagcttcctgattggctgccatgtacctgctggtctggggtgagagggcaaaaaaaagcgccaacaatggcgaacccaaaatggcgaacgtcgcgcgacgttcgcgaacttccggcgagcgcgaacacccgatgttcgcgcgaacaagttcgccggcgaacagttcgcgacatctctagtcaaggtaaacattttctataaaacatgttccatcattgtttcctttagtctgaagAGGGCTGAATCTGCCTCATCTGTCCAGAACTATTTCCATTTTGACTCCCTGCAGAAGAAACTGAAGGATCTTGAAGATGAAAATATTGTTCTCCGTACAGAGGTTTGTAAACTCACACCTCTAACAATTGTTATGTTCAATTCATTCTGAGCTATTGCAGTCAGTGAAAAAACTCCCAATTTGTATCTTTTTGGTgcgaaaaaaattaatttcttctATTTATCAGTATTGTGTGTTCAATATCAACTGCTATTATTTAAGTGCTACGATTgttattacacattttaaaactCCCCGttgtttaacatatatatatatccttggcATGTAGGTTgttatagacagtcactattaatgGATTTGTAGCTCTGCAACTGCAGTGGTGTACCTTGGCATGCCTTATCCTAGTTTTAGTAAGTGGCTTCCTGCAGTGCCACCATGTGGCAATAAAGAAATGTCTATTAAAGGGCCAGTTCATCGCTTcataatgtattctttttttacaaataatgacTTATTCATAATAGCTATGAAGTTGTTTAATTGTCCTCTCACTCATATAAACTCTAGATCACTTACCTTTTTgctagctgatacatttcttggCAGCATCATCGAAATGCTAGTAACTAATAGTAGTTGTAAGAGTAGCTCTGTAGCATACTTTAGTAAAGCACAGTGAGCATGCTTAGTATGGTCTGAATCTTCTGCTCATAAGCAATGTGTGGactaatatataaaattataacagtttagaaaGTTCCTCTTGAGAGGAgggaaaacaaaatattacattttaaaacgtAATTGTTAGAAAtactagaaatagaaaatagaaaacgattaaaacaaaaagtaataatttgtgtcatacaattcaaaaataagttatgttaaggtgaaccacccctttaaggatagcTCTAGGAATTCATACTGAGtttatgaaaaaattatgttCAATATAGAACAACAGTTTTTGTTAAAACAAATGCAAGAAATTAGGTTGGGGTTTACTACCCATCTTTTTACTTTCATAATGTGTTGTCATTTTTCTTGTCTTGAGTGTTTTAGTTTAATTAAATCTCTAGGTTTTTTTCTCTGTCAGTGCTCCTTTTCAGAAGATAAAAATTCCCCAGGATCTTTCccccccactaaaaaaaaaagatttctcctCCAAACTATCAACAATTcgcacaactccctgcaacctccTGGGTCTGCTGTAAGGTACTTACGTCAGTTATTAGGTTCCCTTAATGTTTACAATTCCAGGATCCATACATGATAAATAACTTGCATGTAGTATGGTTAGTGCTATAGTAGACAGGGCTATGAAATTTGGTGTCAAATAAATGTAGATATATTAAAATTCAGTTGTCCTTTTGCATGAATTACTGCTAAGCTTTACGATCACATAGATGATCCATTACAAAGAGCTAATTAGCATATTCATAAAGGTGGCCGTTTTGTACACCAGTTTAAagcttaaaattatgtttccaATCTAATATAACTCCTTGAAGTCAGTGGAACAAATGCAAGGGCCAAATAAGTTCTCTAAAATGTTGTGTAAAAAGCGATGGTGCTCAATGCTGGTTTTATTTTCACTCCAGAATTGCTTatcattacacagctttatacattcaagtgttttttaaATGACATGCTATGGCATTATAATGGCAGTACTTGTTGTTCCAATGCCTCTTTTTACACAACTTTATACATTTGCTGCGTCATATTGTATTGATCGTGTCTCACATTTCCATTATTTAGCTGCTGCTCTAAATAGgttatttttcttctttgctaTAACAGGCTTGCCACTTGCAAACTGAAACAATCACATATGAAGAAAAGGAGCAGCAACTTGTGAATGACTGTGTCAAAGAACTACGTACGTCACTTTCTGatattccaagtttttttctatatatataattggtaGTTATGAAAACTTAATAAATACACTGGCCACAAATTAGACTAGACTATGGGTGGTATAAGAGGAAAGAAAGACAATTTAAGAGGAGAAACGTATGAAAGCAGGTCCTTCTCTgcagcagcatccaaaaaaagcatataaaagatataaagttGATGGGAAGTTGGTTTCCTTTTCTGCCTTAAAATCCCAGACAATGCTCTTTAAAGTACCGTAGTATTCTCAAAtgtaatggcttttgtgtatgctgtttattcatgaaaaaaaacaagatacatTTTGCAGTATGGTGAAGTGTCCCTAATAAATGTTTATACATCAAATAAATCTTAGGTATCAGTCCATACTGGAAAATTACTTTCCAGATGTCTTATAGTCATATCTAGGTAGTGAAGGGATGAGTTTTAGTCTTCTGGTGTTCTAGTTGTCTAGAATATCAGTAGTGCGATCATATCCCAAAATGTCTTGTTAGTCTTCAACTGCCTACGTTTTTACAAATGCTATGACATAATTATTCAAATGTCTTAACAATGCTATAACATAATTGTGCTAATTGTGCTTAAAGTTTGGAACAAATTACATGTTAATTTGAAAACTTTTTATTCTTGCTTTGAGGAGGATGTTATTCAAAACATCTGtgcttatatatgttttttttataagtagGTTTGAAATTTTAATTCCTAATGCCGCTGGTCACACCTGCAAAGTACTAACCTACATATGATTTGTGTTTAGGGGATGCTAATGTACAGATTGTCAGCATATCAGAAGAGTTGGCCAAGAAAACAGATGATGCTGCACGGCAACAAGAGGAAATAACACACCTTCTCTCACAGATAGTTGACATTCAGAAGAAGGCTAAAGCAGTACGTTTCCAATATCAGCTTCGTCTACCAAAAATTGCTTACGCTCTGCATCAAGAACAtcaaaaatatattatcatatatcaCCTACTTTACCTACCTACTATAAAAGATGGCACACTAGACATAATTAGTAATGCTCATAATCCAGCATCCCAGCATTTACTATGTTGCAAGATTCAAAACTGCAAGttaggtttgaaaaaaaaaaacacgtcaatgtagttcaaccttttatgtcaaTATATACCTTTCAAAACTggtagttgatccagaagaaggcaaaaaaaaaatttgaaggttctccaatttgcctcagagggggacaaTTCCTGACTCCAGTATGGCAATTAGACCAttacctggatcaacttgtactatgagctatcttccatatatATTCCGTATATTCCcgcccttgctaaaaagccatccagccccttcttaaagcaactaaatgtatcagcaAGTATGAATGAATCTGTAAATGATGgtgttttatatacatttaaaggagaaggaaaggttaaaattaagtaagccttatcagaaaggtctatataaatataccagtaaaccctcaaattaatgctactctgagtcctctgtaaaaagaaacacagcatttctttccttctattgtgtatacatggacttctgtatcagacttcctgttttaagcttaaacctccttgccctggcgtgagcatgctcagtttgctcctctccccctccccaccccctcccttctctgctgtaatctgagcccagagatatgagtgagcagggagagtcttaggcaggaagtgatgtcacaacaagctaatatggcagctgctatcctaaacaaacagagagagattctagagctttttactcaggtatggtaatgcATTCTACagaaaatatagcattctagtttgcactattgtggcattctagcttgcactcttgtggctaatctattggcaataaaatgccttcgtAGCTTTCCTTTTAGCATTCTAgcatgcactattgtggctaatctattttcataaaatgcctccgtagctttccttttcctttaagcataatgTATTGTTACCATGCTCTGTAAAAACTGTATGCTTGCTTTTGAAACACTGCTGctgtttatatgaataagctgcCCAGTAGCCATTTGGGTtgccattcaaatttaaaaaaggagCTGAAATGCACAGGTTTCATAGCAGATGAGAGAAGCTCCTAAAATTGAATCTCGCCCTTAAGGTTTCATGTGGTAAACCATAAGGTAACAGTTTCTCATGGAATTGAGTCTAACCTTTAGTTTAATTCATAGATATACCTTTTTTCTTAGGGGAAAGGGGTAACTATCTATCTGTTAACTAACCATTGCTTTTCTACTCTTTTTAGTATGCAGTTGAAAATGAGGAACTTGTGCAACATTTGGGAGCAGCTAAAGATGCCCAACGACAGCTCACAGCTGAGGTAAGTGACTTTTATGTATTCATGTTAgttgccaagttttttttacgATATAAGCAAAAGATATTTTATTCCATCTACAGGCAGCTGTCTAATATAGTATACAGTGTTTATACATTAGTCAGGATTCTACCCCGTAGTAGTCGAAGTAATAGAAAGCTATTGTGACTTCTAGTATTTTGTTGGAGTATTGTAGCTGGTTTTAGGTCTAACTTTCATAATTTGAAGATAAATAATTTATTGATTGAAAGCAATACTTAATTTAAATGACAAACCTCTGTATGATAAATATGCATTCACCCTAAGCAAATGTCAGAATTATTTTCTACTGATCAAAATCTTGATTAATGATTAAAGTTTAAGAACTTTATAATggttacactgttttttttttggggtttttttgtgataTAGTTACGAGAGCTGGAAGACAAGTACGCAGAGTGCATGGAAATGCTTCATGAGGCGCAGGAAGAACTAAAGAACTTGAGAAACAAAACTATGCCTAATGTCATTTCCCGACGCTATCACACTTTAGGAGTTTTTCCTTTGGTAAACTTGGAATATTTTTTGGAACTAGATTAAAAAATTGTTGTGGTTTGATTTCCTGAAAAGTTCAGAAGAGCTAAAGCTGGCTGTTCATAAGCCAACAATGTTGTCCGTGGATTTATAATAGAAATAGCAAAACCATCTGTCTTCATGTCCCTTTTACAAACTACCCAATTCTGCTCCACCGTAGTTATTGTCAAAATAGAAAACCTAGATGGTCAAACTTTAATGAATCAATGCAGAGGATTCTAGGGTTAAAATGGGTTACATCTCTGGTTACCCAGTTGTCAAGCTCACAGGCAGAGTAGTGACATCCACATATGGCCTTTTAACTGTGTGTCGAACATTAACGTTTTTATTACACATAAATGTTTATTGCACTGTTTTGAATCTCCAAGTCAGTGGGTACACATTTTATATACACAAGCATCTGTTATTGTCCATTATAACAATATACAAATGTCcttgtttcaaataaaacatgcttCCCATAGTTTTGTCACTTTTGCCATAGTTTTTAGATGGGCAGCACACCTAACCAATTCTGTGAGCTGCATCCTCTTATATGAGCATAAAGTGCTTCATTTACTATCTTCGTTTCATTGAATTAACTCTTCTTCCATGTTTACCTTTTCtcttaaagaaaacaaatgattaaacATGCCTACAATAACATACACATGGGGGTTTCTTTCTGTATTACAGGACTCATTAGCAGCTGAGATAGAGGGATCCATGAGGAAAGAACTGCAGATGGATGAGCCTGACTCCCCTGAAATGAAGTAGGAATGCTACACATTTTTATGAAGCTCCAATGAGCAATGCTGCTTTATAGATATGtgtctaaaggggttgttcaccttccaaacactttttttcaattattttcaggtTGCTCCCCAGtgatagacttttttcaattactttccattatttattttttacagttttttcaaaatcaaagtttaaagttaaatgtctctggtgtttgtgtggcagctcagtaattcagtcacagactctaaactgttacaattttgcaacattgagttgatacatttctcagcagcatctttggagtattagcaactattgtatcaattccaacagctgccagTAATGAAACTCCGTGATTCCGCTCagaatttaaatttaaacttagattttggaaaaacagtaaaaagtaaataatggaaagtaattaggaaaagtctttatttctgaggaacaatctaaaaacaactgaaatgaaaaaagtgtttggaacaccTTTAACATTTTTGACTTTCAAATAATTACAGTATCGTCTCTCAGAATGAAAAAAGCTCACATATATATTGATCAAAATCCATTTGTGACATACTGCTTTCATTGTAGTCTTAGTAAGCTGTAATCCTATACcttataaaaagcaaattaaatggCAGCATTAAATTTTCTCTCACAATAACATACTTTTGTCTATTTTCTAGTGGCAATCACCATAAGAGAGTATTTGACACAGTGAAAAATGTAAACCAGGTTGTCAAACAGAGATCACTGGCCCCTTCTCCAATGAATATCCCGGGATCTAACCAGTCATCTGCAATGAACTCTTTAATGTCTAGCTGCGTTAGCACACCACGCTCCAGCCTGTATGGTGGCGATGTATCCAACATTGTTATTGATAACAAGACAAATAGCATTATCTTGGAAACGGAGTCCTCAGACAATAGGTCAGTGTcttcttttattatacatttacagAGTTGGGCAGCACTTTGCAAATATGCTGTATTGCACAAAGATATATGAACGATAATGACTTATTGagttatttttcattattgaGTAAACGTAATTACTTAATTGCTGAGGTCAGCAAAGGAGCATCTAGACAAGACAGAGGCCTTTTGGACAGTGCTGTGGACTGAAGTAAAAATGGAACTCTTGAACACTCCAAATTTTACCAAGCAAAGTCTCCAAAATTATCACTTGGGCTAAAAGGGTCAGGTgtccacaaaaaaacaatgtaaacatgTATGCAAAAATTTAGGACTTAAAGCCCAACTGTAAGCCCATGGATAACATGAATAAAAATTTATTAAGATGTAGATAAGAAGgctatttattcacaaccatgccttaTGCacatttaaaaccaattaaaatatggGGTATTACACGTGGAAGAAGGGATCACTCTCAAAtggatgcttaaaggaaaactatacccccaaaatgaatacttatgcaacagatagtttatatcaaattattaaagaatcttaccaaactggaatatatatttacataaatattgcccttttacatctcttgccttgaaccaccattttgtgactctatctgtgctgcctcagagatcacctgaccagaaatactacaacactaactgtaacaggaagaagtgaggaagcaaaaggcagaactctgtctgttaattggctcatgtgaccttacatgtggtttgtatgtgtgcacagtgaatcgtacgatctcaaggggcggcccttattttttaaaatggcaattttctatttatgattacccaatggcacatactactaaaaaagtatattattatgataatggttcatttacatgaagcagggttttacacatgagctgttttactcagtatcttttaatagagacctacattgtttggggggtatagttttcctttaatctcacAATCCAATATAAGTGAATCAGATGTGGGAAAAGTGTGTGCACGACTATATATGCAGGCTAAACACCTTATCCATGATATTCATATGTGTAATGTGAATTAAATCTAAACATAGCATATACAATAGTATTAAGCATCTGTTAGCATAAGCAAATGAAATGTCACGGAACTCGAGGCCTTATAGTGTCAAGACAAAGCTATGGTCGGTAGCGAAACGGCTTGGTCGAGGCGTGGTATTGCCGGGATTTATTGTAACTCTGAGGCCTTATagtgaaaaagagataaagtaATGGTGTAATCACAGTGAGTTATTTGATGTAACTGATACTCCAATGATGGAATGTAATTGTGAAACTTCGGGCTGGTAACCCAATTGCGTATTGTAAGGGTCTAATGAGACCTATCCCAATTTTCCTGAAATAAATCCCGGTATCGTGGCTCTAGTTGGTGCTCTGGCGGTAAGTTGTTGCCTTTCAAGCTCAGTTAGATTGAATGCCCATAGGCAATTTGTTTATGTTACATCCAACAATTAAATTGGCTGAGTTGAAATCACAATGTCACATGCACCTTAGATTGAAGTCTTCACCGTAAGTGTGGGTGCCTTTCCAATATGACTCTGGGTGCTAAAATGCCTTACATGggcatgaaaatgaaaaagatcTTTACCGACAATGTGTTGGATCCTGCCACAACAGAGATGTACTGCCACCGTCGGATCCACCCGATGTTCATCCAGCCTCAGAACATCTGTTCCAGTGTGTGTTGTATACACCACAAGTCCTCAGAGAGGGGCCCCGTCTCCCAAGTGCAATACCACGCCTCGACCAAGCCGTTTCGCTACCGACCATAGCTTTGTCTTGACACTATAAGGCCTCGAGTTCCGTGACATTTCATTTGCTTATGCTGGCAGATGCTTAATACTATTGTATATGTCATGTTCAGATTTACTTCTCATTGTGTATGAATATCATGGATAAGGTGTTTAGCCTGCATATATAGTCATGCAAGCACTTTTCCCACATCTGATTCACTTATATCGATTGTAAGATTGAGCATCCATTTGAGAGGGATCCCTTCTCCCACGTGTAATACCCCCTATTTTAATTGGTTATAAATGTGCATAAGGGCATGGTTGCGAATAAATACTGCTTTTTTATCTAcaacttattattatttaatttattcatgtTACCCATGGGCTTATAATTGGTGGTTAAGTCCCAAATTTTtgaatacatgttaaaaatgGAACTCTTTAACCACACTCACCTAAGGTTAGAAAAAGAGTGGcatttgatgaaaaaaatgcctttatgaCTGTTCGGGGGTGGGCTTTCATTATGCTTTGGCGTAGTGCAGCAGCAAGTTTCACAGGAAACTTTGGATGTTTATATGTTTCCTACAGTAGTTTCCTGCAGTAGTTAACTAGAATTTGCCAAGAGGTGCCACTGCTTACAATTTCATAACTTTCTAATTATTTCTGTTGGAGGGCATATTTATGTCTGTATATGGACTAACACAAATGTTTCAGGTGTAGGCAGTGAATTTTAATTTTCAGCCTttcaacttttttgtcccaaATTAATGTGCACCAGCGTATTGTACCTGGGTAAAGCTTACTTGCTACATATAGTGATGGGGTTGCTCATGTAAACAAGTAATTACACAAGTTACTGCTCTATATTTTGTGTCttatttagggatgcacgaatcctggattcgtcgggattctgcctttttcagcagaattcgtaTTGCgtgacttcttgtcacaaaacaaggaagtaaaaatggtttccccttcccaaccctaatttgcatatgcaaaattcgGATTCGATTCGTTATTCGGCCTAATCTTACGTGAAGGATTCGATGCATCCCCTAGTCTTATTGTCCATAATATCTTTAACCCTTTTCAATGAAACCTTCTTTAACGTAAATGTTTTTCTAATGAAATGTGGGAATGGCTTCAAACTCTGTTTCAGTCagatttgggggccgattcatgaagctcgagtgaaggattcgaagtaaaaaaaacttcgaatttcgaagtgttttttgggctacttcgaccatcgaatgggctacttcgaccttcgactacgaatcgaacgattcgaactaaaaatcattcgaccattcgatagtcgaagtactgcctctttaaaaaaaacttcgaccccctacttcggcagctaaaagctaccgaagtcaatgttagcctatggggaaggtccccataggcttgcctaagtttttttgatcgaaggatattccttcgatcgttgtattaaaatccttcgaatcgttcgattcgaaggatttaatcgttcgatcgaaggaataatccttcgatcgttcgatcgcagcatttgcgctaaatcctttgacttcgatattcgaagtcgaaggattttagttcctagtcgaatatcgagggttaattaaccctcgatattcgacccttcatacacctgcccctaaatgtagactTTATATTACTAGTTGTTATTGAACAgtcccatttatttatatattgtgtttatagattgttcttttgtttttcagCCTCAGTAACGGAGATAAAAACAAAAAGCCTGGAACGCCTGGCACTCCAGGTTCCAGTGATCTGGAGACAGCTCTGCGGCGATTGTCTCTGCGCCGTGAAAACTACATCCTGGAGCGCAAGTTCTTTGAAGATGATCAGGAGAGAAAGCTGCGAAGCCTAGCAGAGAAAGGGGAGATCCTTAGTGGGTCTATTACACCCACAGACAGCATCATGTCTCTAGGAACTCACTCCAGGCTATCTGAATACACCGGAGTGTCAGGAATGTCATACAGCAGCCGATCCTACCTACCAGAGAAACTTCAGATTGTGAAGCCTCTAGAAGGTGACAAGGGGCCTCGGCCCTTATCTGTTTTGCTTAGTGACTCTATATGGTCTTTAATCCATCACCAGAAAGCAGGCACTTTACACAATACATACTCTTTTTATTTCAGAGATAGTAATCCTCGCTGTTGGTTTGAAATTTTCTGAAACAGTAGAATAGTGACGTGGTGCAATGTTTAATTCTCCTTAATAtatctgttctttttttgttagttttttttacatttattatgtgtGATAGATTTTTTGGTGGCGGACAAAAGCACTTACTTTGTGATCAAACCTACATTTGTGTAGTGTAGCTCCTAGGTACACCTTTAGAGAGAAACCTTTATTTTTTCACATCCCACATTCTCTGATAGTATCAAGTCAATAAAGCCAAATGCACATTTCTCTTTTTTGATGAAGCAGTTAGCAACACTGATAGGTCAGCTCCATGTTAAGTCAGTATTAAGGTTGATGCATGTAAACAGTAGAAGTCTGTTATAGTGGGATATATAGTGTAAAGAATATACCTCCATGGAAATCTGTGGTAtggttttcttttataaatatgaaGGCATTCCTTTTTCCATCAAATTAGACGTttgcaggaaaacattttttcagacaCTGATTTATAAAATCTACACATATGTGGATTGGTCCCTTAATAAATGACTAGCAGTTAGTGAGAGGCATTATCTGTTTTGGTCCAAGAGGATTACTGTCCTTAGTGTAGCCAGTGAGGTAGGTACAGTGATAGAATGCTCTCGGGATGAGTAGAAACTGTCAACTATGCATATCTGTCTTatcttattttgcttttttttctgtcttttcccATTACATTTTTGTTCTTGTAAAGATTTTCCTCTTGTATCTCTGATCATCCTTCCAATAAAATTGTCATAACTATTTACATTTCCTTGCTTTGTTGGcatctttttctttcattaataTTTTCATCTGccaatttatttgttttcatcTTAAGCTTTTCAGTGTAGGAGGATCAGAAATGTTGCATTCTGCTTAGATTTTCAAGTAATGAAGTAATGAAGTATAAAGTATAATTCTCAAATTTTGTACTATGGACACCGTAAACCTACAAAAGATAGTAACTAGGAGTATTTTCAGATAGATAGAGACGTGTGTCTAAAGAAGTTTTTAATTACACATCAGAAATGGCTTTGATCTTATATGAGGTTATTTTTCCATACATCTTAATACATCCTGCCTCCTTAAGGCCTCTCTGAGCATAACATAGCTGACAAAGAGGACTATACAGTATCTTGCAGTTAAGCAAACAGCCAAGTTACATATACAAAATGCTTCCATTCTGAATGtacatgttattttattaaatttgtcTGAAAGCATTGCTTAATATTCTCGGAAGTATTATTAATATTCACGGAAgtattattatattgtgtatatctatatacacagtatatgtgtgtgtatatatgtgtatatatatatatatatatatatatatatatatatatatatatatatatatatatatatacacttccaAATGAGAGTAAAAACCAATTACTTTATGCCCACAGACACGATGCAACAATAAAGTAATTGGTttttacaacagggagtgctggtctgagaataattggtatatatatatatatatatatatatatatttatttatatatatacatacacatatacaaatatatatatatacacatatacatatatatatatatatatatatatatatatatatatatatatatatatatatatatatatacatacacatatacactacACTATTTTATCTTACATTGAAAGCTGTACAAAACAGGACTTTTCTTAGACTAGCATTTCACTCTGCTTGACATCAATATGTCTAGTATGCTATTATGTGGAAACCATGACAATCAATTCTTGTCATAATAAAAATTAGTTACAGATGTCTAAATTATTCTGAAAATATCCACTTACATGTAGGTGTCAACCCAGATGCCAAAATCTGGACTGAATTAATTATTTTGGACACTCTTAATGACTGCACCATGTATATGTGGCATGTTTTGATCTTGTATGGCACACGCTGAAGTAGGCTTTAGagtatttattacaataaatgcttaaaaaaaagcatataaatgaaatatacatGCTTTGGTTTGTTCAGCATGCTATTCAGTAGCTACTCCACCAACACTACACCCAAGTATTTTAAAGTTCCCAAGGTGGGAGGGAACAGTGCCCAAGTTCTGGAGATGCTGCCAACATCAGCCACACATAATCTTATATGGTTGGCTGGCAAACATATTGTTGCTGAGCtgctgttaaaaataatttcaggGAATTATTGCCAGGGTGCTGAGAAGAGTACTGTGAGAATTTGTGCATTCATTTTGGAGGGCTTAAGATCCCTATAAAAAATAATCATGTTTTGCTCTTAAATATCTCCAAACTTGTAATCCTCTCATTTCAATGCCAAAATGCATTCA is a window from the Xenopus laevis strain J_2021 chromosome 6L, Xenopus_laevis_v10.1, whole genome shotgun sequence genome containing:
- the LOC108718971 gene encoding trafficking kinesin-binding protein 1 isoform X9 — encoded protein: MNVCNSTDLPEVEIISLLEEQLPHYKLRADTIYGYDHDDWLQTPLISPDANIDLTTEQIEETLKYFLLCAERVGQMTKTYNDIDAVTRLLEEKERDLELAARIGQSLLKKNKALTERNEYLEEQVEHIKEEVSQLRHELSMKDELLQFYTSAAEESEPESICSSPLKRAESASSVQNYFHFDSLQKKLKDLEDENIVLRTEACHLQTETITYEEKEQQLVNDCVKELRDANVQIVSISEELAKKTDDAARQQEEITHLLSQIVDIQKKAKAYAVENEELVQHLGAAKDAQRQLTAELRELEDKYAECMEMLHEAQEELKNLRNKTMPNVISRRYHTLGVFPLDSLAAEIEGSMRKELQMDEPDSPEMNGNHHKRVFDTVKNVNQVVKQRSLAPSPMNIPGSNQSSAMNSLMSSCVSTPRSSLYGGDVSNIVIDNKTNSIILETESSDNSLSNGDKNKKPGTPGTPGSSDLETALRRLSLRRENYILERKFFEDDQERKLRSLAEKGEILSGSITPTDSIMSLGTHSRLSEYTGVSGMSYSSRSYLPEKLQIVKPLEGSATLHHWQQLAQPNLGGILDPRPGVVTKGFRTLDLDQEDVYCFNDYEEDETGDIPFKSFTTSSSIQHSETSVYYPGKCMSQTNSTFTFTNCRIMHPSDELTCVTSRSCEEEEETALWQALL
- the LOC108718971 gene encoding trafficking kinesin-binding protein 1 isoform X6, with translation MWPQGAIQALPLCATKHHFHSLDCCQLTIAILIMSYFEPLTEEESFECDCENEQETSYEDTSDQLDFVEEVLCAERVGQMTKTYNDIDAVTRLLEEKERDLELAARIGQSLLKKNKALTERNEYLEEQVEHIKEEVSQLRHELSMKDELLQFYTSAAEESEPESICSSPLKRAESASSVQNYFHFDSLQKKLKDLEDENIVLRTEACHLQTETITYEEKEQQLVNDCVKELRDANVQIVSISEELAKKTDDAARQQEEITHLLSQIVDIQKKAKAYAVENEELVQHLGAAKDAQRQLTAELRELEDKYAECMEMLHEAQEELKNLRNKTMPNVISRRYHTLGVFPLDSLAAEIEGSMRKELQMDEPDSPEMNGNHHKRVFDTVKNVNQVVKQRSLAPSPMNIPGSNQSSAMNSLMSSCVSTPRSSLYGGDVSNIVIDNKTNSIILETESSDNSLSNGDKNKKPGTPGTPGSSDLETALRRLSLRRENYILERKFFEDDQERKLRSLAEKGEILSGSITPTDSIMSLGTHSRLSEYTGVSGMSYSSRSYLPEKLQIVKPLEGSATLHHWQQLAQPNLGGILDPRPGVVTKGFRTLDLDQEDVYCFNDYEEDETGDIPFKSFTTSSSIQHSETSVYYPGKCMSQTNSTFTFTNCRIMHPSDELTCVTSRSCEEEEETALWQALL
- the LOC108718971 gene encoding trafficking kinesin-binding protein 1 isoform X5; the protein is MWPQGAIQALPLCATKHHFHSLDCCQLTIAILIMSYFEPLTEEESFECDCENEQETSYEDTSDQLDFVEEVLCAERVGQMTKTYNDIDAVTRLLEEKERDLELAARIGQSLLKKNKALTERNEYLEEQVEHIKEEVSQLRHELSMKDELLQFYTSAAEESEPESICSSPLKRAESASSVQNYFHFDSLQKKLKDLEDENIVLRTEACHLQTETITYEEKEQQLVNDCVKELRDANVQIVSISEELAKKTDDAARQQEEITHLLSQIVDIQKKAKAYAVENEELVQHLGAAKDAQRQLTAELRELEDKYAECMEMLHEAQEELKNLRNKTMPNVISRRYHTLGVFPLDSLAAEIEGSMRKELQMDEPDSPEMNGNHHKRVFDTVKNVNQVVKQRSLAPSPMNIPGSNQSSAMNSLMSSCVSTPRSSLYGGDVSNIVIDNKTNSIILETESSDNSLSNGDKNKKPGTPGTPGSSDLETALRRLSLRRENYILERKFFEDDQERKLRSLAEKGEILSGSITPTDSIMSLGTHSRLSEYTGVSGMSYSSRSYLPEKLQIVKPLEGSATLHHWQQLAQPNLGGILDPRPGVVTKGFRTLDLDQEDVYCFNDYEEDETGDIPFKSFTTSSSIQHSETSGERSQAQVTVSDSKNCPSHSQAAPKDMQEPATDDDEGSVYYPGKCMSQTNSTFTFTNCRIMHPSDELTCVTSRSCEEEEETALWQALL